taaagcaacttattctttgtaagtctatataaaggagaactctagcaactgggatatttgaatcTCCGACACatctcttgtgtgtcctagttgcataactagattcaAATCTCCATAAACCCTGCTAGGGTTTAGCGACTTAAAAGATTTCATCTAGGGATTCGTGAGGCCAGGTCTGACTATCTATGATAGTTCATGCATGataatcttgtttgattgttaagcCTTTAGTCTGTCAGAAAGATAGATAGTAAccgcaaagttctctttgtctcggAATTTCTGATTCCACAAGGATttgtacttgtgaggtgaataataatctaggccgcTCTTCAAATCAGAAATTTGATAGTTTTATTAAATCAACTATTCATGTGATGCAACAAATGCTTCAAACAACACAACAATTTTATGAATTTCAGCTGAGTTACAATGaatcactccaagaacttcaacGGAATATAGACAACATCAGAAATTGCATGAATCAAATTCAAGAAGAGCGGAACAAGGAAGAGGTTCAAACTTATTCTAACATTCCCATGGAAGCCAATATAGAGTATGATGAATTCGAAGAAGATGAATACTTTAATGTTGATAATGAAGGTGTAACTAGCTCAACTCTTGATCgtgataatgatcattcacctattcaaaaggaagaagttgagtctagAAACACTAAAGTTGTTAATGCTAagacttatgttgtgtatgagagcgatgatgattatgactttgttgtgaataacaTCCCTAATTCAGAGATTGTGAATACTCTGAATGAGAAGTCAACTCCTGACGAAGACCGCAAGGATTACGATGACTTACTTGGAGAAGATTTCGATTCTGATGATGAATATTTGGAAGTTATagaagaaactgatgaagaatggcTCGTAAAGAGTTTGAATGAGAATTGCGATACTTGTGATGTAGGAGAATTAATGGACTTTTTCATAAATACCGAGGATCCCGTAATGCGTGAGAttatgcaaggtttgtctaaccctttgtgTGAATCTCTATCTAATGATGATCCTACCAAACTAGAAGTAACTTCccaaagagttgttaatccatCTTTTAGGACAATTCCTCATTTGGGGATGGAATTGAATGCTTCTAAAGTTCTTTCCGAATTCCTTGCATTTAAGTATCCACCATATGTGTTTGACTCTAACACCATATAGGTTTGCGAATAAAAACCAATAGAAGTGCCTTCCACTTATGTtttgtatacacttccgagtgtagaaaagactaagtgtgggggtgactcTCGTGGGATGATAATTTCCCTTCTCCCACCATTTTCTAATATTCTTGTGAAGCTAATGATTTATATGTAGATTGTTTTGTGGGTGGatcctcaaattttcagattgttgatatatggggaGTCTATTTTGAATGTTACTCGTATGCATCAATCAGGTGTacaattccaattcttacttccttgtctttttcaagtattcctcttattctttttgtaatggtttgaaacattgagcagaatgtttgatttaagtgtgAGGGTAGGGTTCCATAAGAAAAAATTGACGTATACAAAACtttaacttttagagatttttgaacaatttagaatgaacactagcctttctaagtagatggcatTTTTTATTAACAATGAGGTATATTTTAGATGAGTccggattagatgccaactaaatagctagtttagtgtttatcctctatcgtTTATttagtttagtgtttatcctctatcgtTCAGaagtagctatgagttggagtattatTTTTGTACttaattgggccgaccgaccggagggcctgtagggagggagtcccttctatggccacttttttttttgtcaattatGGAGTAAcgataattttcaatttcaaaaaaaGATTTCAGATTCCGTAGCTCTTTTTTTGGTTACTTTTATCATGGACGAAAATAGCCCTGAGAGCAATCGTTCTCCTCTTCTCTATTTTCTTTCATAATCCCATCGTCACCAAACTAGCCATAGATCCACACCAACCGCACCATCGCCGCCATCTGTTACCGCCCAACAACTCCGCCACCATCTCTACCAACAACATTCCCTTTCTTCACCTACCACCACCGTCACCTTCACCGCCGCCACCATTACCAGCGCCGTCACAACCACCAGCAGCTCCAACACCATATATCACCTCATTTCTTCCCCTAACTCCACCATCTCCTCCGTCTCCACCAGCAGCACCGCCGGCGACGCCGCAGCTATTTGGAAAGGAAACATTGATGTTGTTTGGAAGTTATATACCAACACCACCACCGTGACGAACTGCATCCCCACTACTGGAACCCCCGCCTCCGCTAGGAAAGGAACCGTCAGCACCTTCTAAtcaagcattaatcatttcttccTCACcgtcaccatcaccaccaccaccaccaccttaacCAACAACACCACCAACACATCCACCGCCACCAACATAACCAATACCAGACCTGCCGCTAGCATAACCAACATTGTCTCTGCTACCAGAACGAACACAACCACCCAACCAGTTCCACCATCGCCCACCACAAGCATCACTACTAGCAAATTTTTCGATCattttaatcaaattttaatAAACAAgcaatttatttttcaatttctatTACGTACGATTAAAAACAACAGTATAAAGTTTTAATTCCTCAAACAACATCAACCCAAATTGGAGCAACATCACACAACACCAGTTGCACTCAGTCTCGTTCTTCTTAACTACAACCACTGTTGGATTTATAATCCAAACACGTTTACCTTAATCCTAATATTTAGGAATTAGTGAACAAGTTTATGTAGAAACCCATGACGTTGGACGTGTGAATAAGGTGTCCTATTCTTTTGGAAGTGATTTACGTATCATGGATGTGGAACGCGGATCCTAACAAATAGGGGTTTATGGTAGTTGTTGGGTAAGTGTTAAAGTGTTCTTGTAAGCCTAAAAAAGGCATATCTGTTGGCTACTGAAATGTATACAGAAAGTGTTTAATCAATGTAATTCTTATGAGTTTTGTGTGTGATATCTCTCTCTCGCTCCTCTCTTGATCCTTTGATGGGAAATCCATCATGGTTTCAGAGCTGGGGTTGAGAGTTGAGTTGAGGGAGAGGGTTATAAAGAATTTTTTATTAgaaggttaaaaaaaaaaaaaaaaaagttctgggTGTTTGAGAAAAATGTTTGGTTTATCTagtgaaaaaataaattttttatgaTCAGAAAAATggcttgaaaaaaaaaagtttttgggTTATTTATGTTTGGTTAATGCACGAGTAAAGAAGATTTGAGAAGGAAAAATCTATGAAGGAAAATTATTatgaaaaggatgaggattttttGTTCAAAATAAACAGATGATTCTAAATATTTTACTATAAAATTATggttttgattattttcttacAACTGTTGTTATTTTCCCAAGAATGGCGATGAAGATGCAAATATTTAatttgcataatatgttatgttaGTTGAAATGATTCGGATGTTGATCAGCTAATAATGATGAAGATCGAAGATcgtgacgatgatgatgatgatggtgatgttgATGTATGAATGGTGGCGGCGACGTATCAAAGATGCCGCTGATTTATGATGATGAGTGATGCAATGACGAAGATAATGATCTGATAAGACGATCATTATGATGAAGACTGTGACGACGATAATCGTGACAATGATGATggcgaaaaaaaaattgaacgtgTTTGAATTAAGGGAGGGTGTTGGATTTATAATCCAAACACGTTTACATTAATCCTAATATTTAGGAATTATTGAACAAGTTTATGTAGAAACCCATGACGTTGGACGTGTGAATAAGGTGTCCTAGTCTTTTGGAAGTGATTTACGTATCATGGATGTGGAACGTGGATCCTAACAAATAGGGGTTTATGGTAGTTGTTGGGTTAGTGTTAAAGTGTTCTTGTAAGCCTATAAAAGGCATATCTGTTGGCTACTAAAATGTATGCATAAAGTGTTTAATCAATGTAATTCTTATGAGTTTTGTGTGTGGTCTCTCTCTCGTTCCTCTCTTGATCCTTTGATGGGTAATCCATCAACCACATCAAATCTGTACCTTCTCGACATGGCAACCACACAATCAAACCCATTTTGCTGAAAATTGAAACCAAATCCAAGTTAAGTCTTCATAACAACCCGATATCTAACTGACTCAAATTCATCACCAAACTCGAATCAACGCAACCCATTTTCCAATTGCTTGTAAGTCTCGTATCTCAGTCATGTCTTATTGGTGTTCCAACAAAAACCCGTTTAATTCTCTGCCAAATCAACCCACTTTCTTCATTTCACCCCATGAATCCAACCTTACGCAACATAAATCACCAGCTCTTCAATTTATTCATattcagaaaaccctaactctgaaTCCCCGAACTCGAACCATTCTGCTTCCATAtactaaatcaatttcaaacccaTCTTTTATTTCATTTATAGTGAGATCCCCTTCCTCTCTGCTTCACAAACCCAGATTTCAACCCTAATTATAATTTGTTCTTCAACAGAATACAAAGAAAAAATGTAAAGACAAAGAGAAACTCTAAGAAAGATAGATACTCTCTACTTACTGTTGTTCAAAGAAAGAGTGATACggatttaggtttgttttgattgaaaaaaaaggGAGCGGATCCCTTAACTTAAATATTTGACTTAGTTTTTAACTTAAGTTTCTGACCATAGATTAATCCATCTCCAGCCGTTAAATAGGTAAGACCTGATATCATAAGCATCAATTGTTACTATCAAAGATAATAAAGAGGAAAGACGTGAAGAACAACTCGCTCATCCAACACTTTCTCAAGGACTCTCCCCTCATTggtaaagaacagaggcaactatggattaccaagaaaacattttttgttctttatcttctcggtcaGAATCATTTTCAAAGAAGACGTTCATTCATGAATAACAAGAATTCTCACCAACAATGGAGTAAGCGAAATAGAAGACATGTAATTAGAAATCACACATAATAGTTTCGCATGATTGACAACaacatcaaatcacatgaaagatAACATAGCAGGAGGCAGAGAACATGGAACAATAGTTTCGCATGATTGATTcgcaatacttcttatatttcgaggattagtatttcttatacttcttcaaggatacttcatacttcacatACTTCAAGGAATGATACTTTATACTTCTCAAAGATTCAGagtttcacaaaagaatagaggcaagtacgtacttttcaagaaaagtattctttcgcgtagttccttcatcaacaaagatcaaagacaacTCCAACATCACGCATCccgctccaacaactacaacaacggattttttcttaaagatcgctcttcaagcaatatttaggaaaaaagaggcaaaatgtaggggcaGAATATGGCACAACACATTTTGTTACTGCGCGAGGTTCATTCCATTTCCTTAGCATGCAAGAAGATACAATATAAGTGTTCGAAAGCatcgcacgtcagatccgaaataaAAGGCTTTATTAGATGTACCCTTCTAcatgttagctgtcatccactatgtaaacacctatataaagaaaaaGGCAGGAGAGAGAAAGGGGATACATTTTATAGAGAGGAgagagattttattttctttgtcatcttcttccccaaaaactagatctagagagctccaaatactcattaatggagattctaaaTGTAATATTCATGTAATTACAACAATCACTAGTGAAGAatcatggatgtagatcaaaatgatcgaaccatgtaaaaatccttgtgtcaatctttacaattttagcacttttaccatatttttatgaTAAATATGTTGAGATCTATGGAGAATATGAAGGGgtgttagttgtgggatttcctgcaactacacatggGTAAAACCTGCAATTCTGTcttaatctcttatttattaacGGAATGCTGGCTGTGTGATCTTACCAGTGGAAACTTACAACTCTTTGTCAttgatgataatgaaaaatacacTGCATTTTAGAGTTTTGCACGCCAGAAGAACACCATCGTAAATTATGGCACACCATCTCATCCAAGGCATCCAACAAATTTTCATCATGCACGTAGTAAGTGTTTGTTTTTATTTAGGAAGGGAACCAAATTTTGCGGGGACCAAACTGGTAAACTAATGTAGACTCAAGTCAAACTCGACCTTTTTAGAAGCTGGACAAACTTACAATCAGTTCTCAGAATTTGAATTTTTTCTGTTTACTTACTAGAAAATGTGGCCATACCAAATTCCAAAAATGAAACTTCTGATTAGTAGAGGCCGACTCCATCTCCATGGATTCATACCCATCTGACAGCTTCCTAGTTAAGACCCTAAGAAATCTCTGTACACGGATGGTGGTACTGGTACGTAACTTGAAGACGGCATTTTGAATACCTACCGTTTGGTGCTGGAAGAAGGATTTGTCCTGGAATGCAATTACTTCTTGCTAATCTCTTCTTTTAGTTTGATTGGAAACTACCTTTAGATGGTTCAGATAAACATACTCTTGACGTAGATGAATGTTTTGGACTCGGTGTCTGCAAGAAATTAATATCCTAGGTACTTATATCATTCCAAGCCTGCACTGAATGACTTAAGATGGAATTCGCATCCATCGATACAAATATGGTCTCTTAGTTCGGTTTGCCATTACGTTGTTTAAACTTTGCATGTAAGGACAACTACATTCAACCAAATTTCTTTGACTCTACCTCATGATCTGAAGTTGTAAAAGCAACAAGCCAGTGCAACATAACAGAAGTACAATTACAATTCAAGTGCAAGTACAAGACGCTTCCATTTTATTATATGGTCAAATGATCATAATAATGAAATGTATGTATACTTCAGCTCAGATCGAACTAATTCATACTAGTTCATCAATCTTAAAACAAAACCGCAGCTAATAATTGAAATaactgaagaagaaaaaacatgtaACGTTACTAATTGCGTACTTATAGTAATAATAACTAATCACTAGCTAATTGGTTTCAAAGGAATAATTGGCAGCCGGCCCCTGTGTTATTTTTACTTACAACAACATTCACAGAACACGGAGGAAGTTTCCACTGTGCATATCTGCATTGTCATTGAAGTACCCACTGCGGAACATCGTCTTTCACAGTCACTTTCACATGGACTGCAATCTTTAGTATTAAGGTGTCGAATCTCAGCATGTTTATCCCCCACTTTACATTTACTATTTGCTGGAGGTGGTGGGGCTGAGGGAGGTAAAGCtagaggtggaggtggtggtggcggcgtgTCGTTTTTACAACAACATTTGCACCGTCTTGAAGAAGACCCTTCTATGCACTGTTGCACTACCATTGAACTACCTATACCAGAACATTTCTCTTCACAGTCAGTTGGACAAAAACTGCAGCCACGAGAGCCGTATATCAGAAACGAAATATAAATATCTTCGAGTCTACAAATATTAGGTGGCGGGGGTGACGGTGGAGGTACTGGTGGTAGTGTTGGAGGTGGGGGTGGAGGGAAGGAAGTTCTTGCCCGACAACAACATGTGCAGACTAATCCAAGAAATACGGTATCTGAACTAAGGAGATACCCGCAAATCTGATCACCCACTCTAGCTCCTATAGCATCACATTTACTTTCACAGCTATCTTGACAAATGTGGCAATCTTTCTTGCTTCCAGGTCGTCTAAATGATTTATCCGTATCCGTGGCCGCACATTTCGTCCATTTGACTGGAGGTTGCGGTGGACATGGGAGTGGTACTTGACAACACCCTTCGCATATCCTTCCCTTAATATTATTATTAGGAGGCCAGGAGTTCAACTCTAACTTCGACACTACTCTGCCCTGCAGTTGACATTCGGCTTGCAAGTCCTTTCGACAATTATCGATATTTGAGGGAGTCGTAATATTAGTTTCACCAGGTTCACAGAAAATAGCTGCCACTGTCTGCATATCTGACACGACAAGAAATACAGACAATTACAGAATTACTCAACAAAATTTATATAAACACAAAAGTTGTAGCAAGAAAGATGAACCATTTTAAGGATCAGAATCTTTCCGGAAAAGTAAGGAGGAACATCATGCTCATAATATAAAATGGTTGCAGTTAAGCAGAAAAAGAGATAGAGATTAAGATATATACTACTTACGTAAAACTATCGATAAAGCTATAGTTACGGCGAGAAAAGACCCAATGGATGATGAGAACTCCATTGCTTTGATGAACAAAATATCAGCACTTCTTACTGCTTGTTTTCTTATTGTGTTTCTTCATGTACTTcaaagcatctctatttatagcaaaaGTAGCAACTTAAGTTagatgattaaattaatcacttaaTCATTTCTTTGTTATAATACTGAGGTTGAGATTTGAAGCAGGATTTCCAGAATCCAAAATACTGCTTAGTTTATAATTTGAGATTTGAGATGAGGAAAGTTCCATTCAAATGCTTAGTTTATAATTGCAATTTTTGTGGGAGAGCAACAATGCAACATGGTAATCCTATTAATTAACTATGTCAACTGTGCGTTTAAACTACCGGAGTATATGCTGAAACCGGATAGCGTGCTTCCTTAACAAACGGTTGAAAGATCACATGCACACGGTCGAGTCTGAT
This DNA window, taken from Papaver somniferum cultivar HN1 chromosome 3, ASM357369v1, whole genome shotgun sequence, encodes the following:
- the LOC113360970 gene encoding uncharacterized protein LOC113360970 — encoded protein: MEFSSSIGSFLAVTIALSIVLHMQTVAAIFCEPGETNITTPSNIDNCRKDLQAECQLQGRVVSKLELNSWPPNNNIKGRICEGCCQVPLPCPPQPPVKWTKCAATDTDKSFRRPGSKKDCHICQDSCESKCDAIGARVGDQICGYLLSSDTVFLGLVCTCCCRARTSFPPPPPPTLPPVPPPSPPPPNICRLEDIYISFLIYGSRGCSFCPTDCEEKCSGIGSSMVVQQCIEGSSSRRCKCCCKNDTPPPPPPPLALPPSAPPPPANSKCKVGDKHAEIRHLNTKDCSPCESDCERRCSAVGTSMTMQICTVETSSVFCECCCK